The Actinopolyspora erythraea genome has a segment encoding these proteins:
- the rsmI gene encoding 16S rRNA (cytidine(1402)-2'-O)-methyltransferase has protein sequence MVVAVTDESGPGTLLLAATPLGDARDASPRLSEALATADVVAAEDTRRVRALAGSLGVAPAGRVLSYYDAVEENRQPVLLEALRGGSTVLLVTDAGMPSVSDPGYRLVSACAEAGVPVTCLPGPSAVTTALALSGLPSDRFCFEGFPPRKSGPRRRWLAGLVSEQRTSVFFEAPHRIADTLHDAVRVLGPERRAAVCRELTKTYEQVRRGGLGELAEWAEAGVRGEITVVLAGAEPEAPEDPAELVAQVERRAATGMRLKDAVAEIAEMGGVRKKDLYDAVLAARG, from the coding sequence ATGGTGGTTGCTGTGACTGACGAATCCGGACCGGGCACGTTGCTGCTGGCCGCCACCCCGCTCGGTGATGCGCGGGACGCTTCTCCCAGGCTGAGCGAGGCGTTGGCCACGGCCGACGTCGTCGCGGCCGAGGACACCAGGAGAGTCCGAGCCCTGGCGGGTTCGTTGGGGGTGGCCCCCGCCGGGCGGGTGCTCAGCTACTACGACGCGGTGGAGGAGAACAGGCAACCCGTGCTGCTGGAGGCGCTGCGCGGTGGGTCCACGGTGTTGTTGGTCACCGACGCGGGAATGCCCAGCGTCTCCGACCCGGGCTACCGGTTGGTCTCGGCGTGCGCGGAGGCCGGGGTGCCCGTGACCTGCCTGCCCGGCCCCAGTGCGGTGACCACGGCGTTGGCGCTGTCGGGCCTGCCCAGCGACCGGTTCTGCTTCGAGGGGTTCCCACCCCGCAAGTCTGGCCCGCGGCGGCGGTGGCTGGCCGGGCTGGTGTCCGAGCAGCGGACCTCGGTGTTCTTCGAGGCGCCGCATCGCATAGCCGACACGCTCCACGACGCGGTGCGCGTGCTCGGGCCGGAGCGGCGAGCGGCGGTCTGCCGCGAGCTGACCAAGACCTACGAGCAGGTCCGCCGCGGCGGGCTGGGCGAACTCGCGGAATGGGCCGAGGCAGGGGTGCGCGGCGAGATCACGGTGGTGCTCGCCGGTGCCGAGCCCGAGGCTCCCGAGGACCCCGCCGAGCTCGTGGCCCAGGTCGAGCGGCGCGCGGCGACCGGCATGCGGCTCAAGGACGCGGTCGCCGAGATCGCCGAGATGGGCGGGGTGCGCAAGAAGGACCTCTACGACGCGGTGCTCGCCGCGCGCGGCTGA
- the upp gene encoding uracil phosphoribosyltransferase, with protein MDVRVIDHPLTQARLSTMRDARTDNAAFRAALQELTLMLLYEAIRDAELTEESIHTPVARTKGYRLANPPLLVPVLRAGLGMADQAHRLIPEAQMGFVGLARDEETLRPTPYMESLPDDLSERPVIVLDPMLATGGSMVHTIGLLHERGARDITAICTLAAPEGIERLSESELPVRVVTASVDERLNESGFIVPGLGDAGDREYGPR; from the coding sequence ATGGATGTGCGGGTCATCGACCACCCCCTTACGCAGGCGAGACTTTCCACCATGCGTGACGCGCGGACCGACAACGCCGCGTTCCGGGCCGCGCTGCAGGAACTCACCCTGATGCTGCTCTACGAGGCAATCAGGGACGCCGAGTTGACCGAGGAGTCCATCCACACTCCGGTGGCACGCACCAAGGGGTACCGGCTCGCCAACCCGCCGCTGCTGGTCCCGGTGCTGCGCGCCGGGCTGGGCATGGCCGACCAGGCCCACCGCCTGATCCCGGAGGCGCAGATGGGGTTCGTCGGTCTCGCCAGGGACGAGGAGACGCTGCGGCCGACGCCCTACATGGAGTCGCTGCCGGACGACCTCTCGGAACGTCCGGTGATCGTGCTCGACCCGATGCTGGCCACCGGCGGCTCGATGGTCCACACGATCGGGCTGCTGCACGAGCGCGGTGCCCGCGACATCACCGCGATCTGCACGCTGGCCGCGCCGGAGGGGATCGAGCGACTGTCCGAGTCGGAACTCCCGGTCCGGGTGGTCACGGCGAGCGTGGACGAACGCCTCAACGAGTCGGGGTTCATCGTTCCCGGCCTCGGGGACGCGGGGGACAGGGAGTACGGGCCCCGCTAG
- a CDS encoding glycoside hydrolase family 18 protein, with amino-acid sequence MSLSKRSAWRLSALATGAALFTGLLATPATATGGDSTAGQDSAAPAPAEATAQSGSRKVGYFTQWSIYDRQFYVKDLVTSGTASKLTHINYAFGNLDASGQCFTGNQAGEADAWADYQKRFSAANSVDGVADTWDQPLAGNLHQLAELKEMYPHLKVYISLGGWSWSENFHTAAATQQSRAQHVKSCIDMWLRGDLPKLGGSPQGGEGVAAGIFDGVDIDWEWPASEGGPGNVVDPADKQNYTALLREWRGQLDDLEAETGETYDLSAFLPAAPEKIDAGFEVNKIFNSLDFATVQGYDLHGAYEETTNHQSALYSPAGDPSPERFSVDKAIETYLARGAPADELVLGVPFYGRGWTGVPDRNNGLFQTSAGPAPATYEAGYEDYKVLKNKVGQYTVHRDEQAGFAWLFDGNTFWTFDDPTEIARKMDYVNSNSLGGAMIWSLDGDTADGELMTAIDENLN; translated from the coding sequence ATGTCTCTGAGCAAACGTTCGGCGTGGCGATTATCAGCACTGGCCACCGGAGCCGCGCTGTTCACCGGCCTGTTGGCCACCCCGGCCACCGCCACCGGCGGCGACAGCACCGCCGGGCAGGACAGTGCCGCACCCGCCCCGGCCGAGGCCACCGCCCAAAGTGGATCCCGAAAGGTCGGCTACTTCACGCAGTGGTCGATCTACGACCGGCAGTTCTACGTCAAGGACCTGGTCACCTCCGGCACCGCCTCGAAACTGACCCACATCAACTACGCGTTCGGCAACCTCGACGCCTCCGGGCAGTGCTTCACCGGCAACCAGGCGGGGGAGGCCGACGCGTGGGCCGACTACCAGAAGCGGTTCTCCGCGGCCAACTCCGTCGACGGTGTGGCCGACACCTGGGACCAGCCGCTGGCGGGCAACCTCCACCAGCTGGCCGAGCTCAAGGAGATGTATCCCCACCTCAAGGTCTACATCTCGCTGGGCGGCTGGTCGTGGTCGGAGAACTTCCACACGGCCGCCGCGACCCAGCAGTCCCGCGCGCAGCACGTGAAGTCCTGCATCGACATGTGGTTGCGGGGTGACCTGCCCAAGCTCGGCGGCTCCCCGCAGGGAGGCGAAGGTGTGGCCGCCGGCATCTTCGACGGTGTCGACATCGACTGGGAGTGGCCCGCCTCCGAGGGCGGCCCCGGCAATGTCGTGGACCCCGCCGACAAGCAGAACTACACCGCCCTGCTGCGGGAGTGGCGCGGCCAGCTCGACGACCTGGAAGCCGAGACCGGCGAGACCTACGACCTGAGCGCGTTCCTGCCCGCCGCCCCGGAGAAGATCGACGCGGGCTTCGAGGTGAACAAGATCTTCAACTCGTTGGACTTCGCCACCGTGCAGGGCTACGACCTGCACGGCGCCTACGAGGAGACCACCAACCACCAGTCCGCGCTGTACAGCCCGGCCGGTGACCCCTCACCCGAGCGGTTCAGCGTCGACAAGGCGATCGAGACCTACCTGGCCCGAGGGGCTCCGGCGGATGAGCTGGTGCTCGGCGTCCCGTTCTACGGCCGGGGCTGGACCGGCGTGCCGGACCGGAACAACGGTCTGTTCCAGACCTCCGCTGGCCCCGCCCCCGCCACCTACGAAGCGGGTTACGAGGACTACAAGGTACTCAAGAACAAGGTCGGACAGTACACGGTGCACCGGGACGAGCAGGCCGGCTTCGCCTGGCTGTTCGACGGCAACACCTTCTGGACGTTCGACGACCCCACGGAGATCGCCAGGAAGATGGACTACGTCAACAGCAACTCCCTGGGCGGCGCCATGATCTGGTCGCTGGACGGGGACACCGCCGACGGTGAGCTGATGACGGCCATCGACGAGAACCTGAACTGA
- a CDS encoding glycosyltransferase: protein MVSRHNVVRGALLAAAMGGTVYRSLRTLRKARAILPLEQEPASSVLPPTVTVVVPARNEEDVLDNCLRGIRAQTYGSARGPNEADPALRVVVVDDGSTDGTGEIAGRHAVEDPRVRVVRSEGPPPGWSGKVHAMHVGVEAAGEPEAGEWLMFVDADTVLAPELLAKLLGTAERADADLVSTPGGPPSGHSASWPVLMPAGLQMIGENADPLGRGSKAFAIGHCILMRRSHYEKIGGWAALSGRRNEDIAIATTVRDHGGVTRVVEGLSYATTSGMDPFRQGWDSFRKSFVAGTNGSLPLLLGIGLGQVSLSLASPAVLAAGVRGRSPTMIALGSVGWLAQSVTHARTARVMHAGSWLAPVAPFTNAVFGGVMLHGAVEVARGATSWKGRAARF from the coding sequence GTGGTATCACGACATAACGTTGTCCGAGGTGCTCTGCTGGCCGCCGCGATGGGCGGAACCGTGTATCGCAGCCTGCGCACCCTTCGGAAAGCGCGCGCCATTCTGCCGTTGGAACAGGAACCGGCGAGCAGCGTCCTCCCACCCACCGTGACCGTGGTGGTGCCCGCTCGAAACGAGGAGGACGTGCTGGACAACTGCCTGCGTGGCATCCGTGCCCAGACCTACGGTTCCGCACGCGGTCCGAACGAGGCCGATCCCGCTCTCCGCGTGGTCGTCGTGGACGACGGATCCACCGACGGCACCGGCGAGATCGCGGGCAGGCACGCCGTCGAGGACCCGAGGGTGCGGGTGGTGCGCAGCGAGGGCCCGCCACCCGGGTGGAGCGGCAAGGTGCACGCGATGCACGTCGGCGTCGAGGCCGCGGGCGAGCCCGAAGCGGGCGAGTGGCTGATGTTCGTGGACGCCGACACCGTGCTGGCGCCGGAGCTGCTGGCCAAGCTGCTGGGCACCGCCGAACGCGCGGACGCCGACCTGGTGTCCACCCCCGGTGGGCCGCCCTCCGGGCACTCCGCCAGCTGGCCGGTGCTGATGCCGGCGGGGTTGCAGATGATCGGGGAGAACGCCGATCCTCTCGGCAGGGGCAGCAAGGCGTTCGCCATCGGCCACTGCATCCTGATGCGCCGTTCGCACTACGAGAAGATCGGCGGCTGGGCCGCGCTCTCCGGGCGCCGCAACGAGGACATCGCCATCGCCACCACCGTGCGTGATCACGGCGGGGTCACCAGGGTCGTCGAGGGGCTGTCCTACGCGACCACCAGCGGCATGGACCCCTTCCGTCAGGGCTGGGACTCCTTCCGCAAGAGCTTCGTCGCGGGCACGAACGGTTCACTCCCCCTGCTGCTCGGCATCGGCCTCGGCCAGGTCTCGCTGTCGCTGGCCTCGCCCGCCGTGCTCGCCGCGGGCGTACGCGGCCGCAGTCCCACGATGATCGCGCTCGGCTCGGTCGGCTGGCTCGCCCAGAGCGTGACGCACGCCCGCACCGCGCGGGTGATGCACGCGGGGTCCTGGCTGGCCCCGGTCGCGCCGTTCACCAACGCGGTGTTCGGCGGTGTCATGCTGCACGGCGCCGTCGAGGTGGCCCGTGGCGCGACGAGCTGGAAGGGGCGTGCCGCTCGGTTCTGA
- a CDS encoding RiPP maturation radical SAM C-methyltransferase produces the protein MEITLVNMPWASVDYPSLACGILKSAVESASGGNNSVGVMNANLDFFDWLNARMGVETDDYDFFSMESYFQGCGDWVFAAALYGRTRWRVAEFRDRRASELSAERLELCELLQPRAAEWIGEYAAELAGACGEVVGFTTTFQQNTASLALAAELRRLRPDVRIVLGGANCDGAQGAAWHRNFPCVDYVVRGEGEAVFPRLLERLDDGREVSDLPGLCWRDSSGESVVNPMTATPLDATGIVAPDFDGYPERFDRSPASNRVEPKLVLEGSRGCWWGEKHHCTFCGLNGSFLKFRGKTPERFYEELVELAGRHRLLDVYLVDNILDMDYLRTLLPWLAEAGYDFRIQCEIKSNLRYDQLRELVRAGVVQVQPGIENLSSRVLDIMKKGVSGCQNVRMLRDARSLGMTVMWNLLYGFPGELAEDYLPLLDQFPALTHLPPMDGASRIALERFSPYFDFPELGFPERRPDDQYFVTYDLPEEELAELAYLFEAPPAGIGEKPERRLLDAVAEWSAAHSSSWLKHVDAGSEIVILGDRPAFPRTELVLTGAFETELFRALERPRSTRYLKRRFADDAKLATKLDEWTASGLVFAEGDEYVHVVTEDNNQELLQLR, from the coding sequence GTGGAAATCACGTTGGTCAACATGCCGTGGGCTTCCGTGGACTACCCTTCGCTGGCCTGTGGGATTCTCAAATCAGCTGTGGAGTCCGCTTCTGGGGGAAACAACTCGGTGGGGGTGATGAACGCGAATCTGGACTTCTTCGACTGGTTGAACGCCCGAATGGGCGTGGAAACGGATGACTACGACTTCTTCTCGATGGAGTCCTATTTCCAGGGGTGCGGCGACTGGGTTTTCGCCGCGGCGCTGTACGGGCGGACGCGGTGGCGCGTGGCCGAGTTCCGCGACCGCCGCGCCAGCGAGCTGTCGGCCGAACGGCTGGAGCTCTGCGAACTCCTACAACCCCGTGCGGCCGAGTGGATCGGGGAGTACGCCGCCGAGCTGGCCGGCGCCTGCGGGGAGGTCGTCGGATTCACCACCACCTTCCAGCAGAACACGGCCTCGCTGGCGCTCGCGGCGGAGTTGAGGCGGCTCAGGCCGGACGTGCGGATCGTGCTGGGTGGGGCGAACTGCGACGGCGCGCAGGGAGCCGCCTGGCACCGGAACTTCCCGTGCGTCGACTACGTGGTGCGCGGTGAGGGGGAAGCGGTCTTCCCCCGCCTGCTGGAACGGCTCGACGACGGAAGGGAGGTCTCCGACCTGCCCGGCCTGTGCTGGCGGGACAGCTCGGGGGAGTCGGTGGTCAACCCCATGACCGCCACCCCGCTGGACGCCACCGGCATCGTCGCCCCCGACTTCGACGGCTATCCGGAACGGTTCGACCGCAGCCCCGCCTCGAACCGGGTGGAACCGAAACTCGTGCTGGAGGGTTCGCGGGGCTGCTGGTGGGGCGAGAAGCACCACTGCACCTTCTGCGGACTGAACGGTTCGTTCCTGAAGTTCCGAGGCAAGACGCCGGAACGCTTCTACGAGGAACTGGTCGAGCTGGCCGGGCGGCACCGTCTGCTGGACGTGTACCTGGTGGACAACATCCTGGACATGGACTACCTGCGCACGCTGCTGCCCTGGCTAGCCGAGGCCGGTTACGACTTCAGGATCCAGTGCGAGATCAAGTCGAACCTGCGCTACGACCAGCTGCGGGAGCTCGTGCGCGCCGGCGTGGTGCAGGTTCAGCCCGGCATCGAGAACCTGAGCTCGCGCGTGCTGGACATCATGAAGAAGGGCGTGAGCGGTTGCCAGAACGTGCGGATGCTGCGCGACGCCCGGTCGCTGGGGATGACGGTGATGTGGAACCTGCTGTACGGCTTCCCCGGCGAGCTGGCGGAGGACTACCTCCCGCTGCTCGACCAGTTCCCGGCGCTTACCCACCTCCCGCCCATGGACGGCGCGAGCCGGATAGCCCTGGAGAGGTTCAGCCCGTACTTCGACTTCCCGGAACTGGGGTTTCCGGAGCGCAGGCCGGACGACCAGTACTTCGTGACCTACGACCTCCCGGAGGAGGAGCTGGCGGAGCTCGCCTACCTGTTCGAAGCCCCACCCGCCGGGATAGGCGAAAAGCCGGAGCGGCGACTGCTTGACGCCGTGGCGGAGTGGTCGGCGGCCCACTCCAGCAGCTGGCTCAAGCACGTGGACGCGGGCAGCGAGATCGTGATCCTCGGTGACAGGCCCGCCTTTCCCCGGACCGAGCTGGTGCTCACCGGGGCCTTCGAAACGGAGCTCTTCCGCGCCCTGGAGCGCCCGCGCTCGACGCGGTACCTGAAACGCCGTTTCGCCGACGACGCGAAACTGGCCACCAAGCTCGACGAGTGGACCGCGTCCGGGCTCGTCTTCGCCGAGGGCGACGAGTACGTGCACGTGGTCACCGAGGACAACAACCAGGAGCTGCTCCAGCTGCGCTGA
- a CDS encoding DUF5825 family protein has protein sequence MRVLLRESAVASVAERSTTAVLGTDPVAEAAELFETGVRAVVLREPVHLGRGAEAGVALTLLRELGARGVSCRWELHADAPGLDWTALSHLPPPRRVSGSSAVDDSAWSASWFPCKCVQREGPGFLQIRDRRGGAMECYTVSDPELVRAARQLADGATPAGITDEVRERFAATGLLVRVGALEWWAPARVRRWPVPAMAV, from the coding sequence GTGAGAGTTCTGTTGCGCGAGTCCGCCGTCGCCTCGGTGGCCGAACGGTCCACCACCGCCGTGCTGGGAACGGATCCGGTCGCCGAGGCCGCGGAGCTGTTCGAGACGGGGGTGCGCGCCGTGGTGCTGCGCGAGCCCGTTCACCTCGGCAGGGGAGCGGAGGCCGGGGTGGCCCTGACGCTGCTCCGCGAGCTCGGGGCGCGGGGGGTGTCCTGCCGCTGGGAGCTGCACGCCGACGCCCCCGGCCTCGACTGGACGGCGCTGTCCCACCTCCCACCACCGCGACGGGTGTCCGGGAGCTCCGCTGTGGACGACTCCGCGTGGTCCGCGTCCTGGTTCCCGTGCAAGTGCGTCCAGCGGGAGGGACCCGGATTCCTCCAGATCCGGGACAGGCGGGGAGGAGCCATGGAATGCTACACGGTCAGTGATCCGGAGCTCGTCCGCGCGGCTCGGCAACTGGCGGACGGGGCGACGCCCGCGGGGATCACGGACGAGGTGCGGGAACGGTTCGCTGCCACCGGGCTTCTCGTGCGGGTGGGCGCCCTGGAGTGGTGGGCCCCCGCCAGGGTCCGCCGCTGGCCGGTGCCTGCCATGGCGGTGTGA
- a CDS encoding MFS transporter — MSDASEELAKRSVRGVGGEPFRRLLTTWTATSVADGVRATALPLYTAVSTRDPLSVSAVAVAEVLPWLLVALPAGALVDRFPRRPTLVAAHSFRALLTLLLVWFVHTGQAGMFVLLGCAFLLSGAETFADSATQSLLVSAAGERDLERANGRFVGAETVGVEIAGPLAAAGLFAWRPSLCFALTALAFGFAALWIPRVSAEVEPVRSGGGRSIAGEIRQGTAFVLRSPGLRAVVGTVGAVTLLTGAVNTIAMLFALESLGLAPATVPVLFVCAAAGTLLASRVTPWLSARFGGANVMIAALFVLAGGMATLELVRIPVAAWSSYFVMGFGAGTWNVLSSANRQRLTPESMMGRVTSAYRVFAWGLMPLGAGVAGPLAEVTSPATVISVSAALVAVVAVLCAPLLRRLATAARE; from the coding sequence GTGAGTGATGCCTCGGAGGAGCTCGCGAAGCGATCCGTCCGCGGGGTGGGGGGTGAACCGTTCCGGCGGTTGCTGACGACCTGGACCGCCACCTCGGTGGCCGACGGCGTACGTGCCACCGCGCTGCCGCTGTACACGGCTGTCAGCACCCGCGATCCGCTTTCCGTCTCGGCGGTGGCGGTGGCCGAGGTGCTGCCCTGGCTGCTGGTCGCGCTGCCCGCCGGAGCGTTGGTGGACCGGTTTCCCCGCCGCCCCACCCTGGTGGCCGCCCACTCCTTCCGCGCCCTGCTGACCCTGCTGCTGGTGTGGTTCGTCCACACCGGTCAAGCGGGGATGTTCGTGCTGCTCGGCTGCGCCTTCCTGCTCAGCGGTGCGGAGACGTTCGCCGACTCGGCCACGCAGTCGCTGCTGGTTTCGGCCGCCGGGGAGCGGGACCTGGAGCGGGCCAACGGGCGCTTCGTCGGGGCGGAGACCGTCGGGGTGGAGATCGCGGGGCCGTTGGCTGCGGCCGGACTGTTCGCCTGGCGCCCCTCGCTGTGTTTCGCGCTGACGGCGCTGGCCTTCGGTTTCGCGGCGCTGTGGATACCCCGGGTGTCCGCCGAGGTCGAACCGGTGCGCTCCGGTGGGGGGCGTTCGATAGCCGGGGAGATCCGGCAGGGGACGGCTTTCGTGCTGCGCAGTCCAGGACTGCGCGCCGTGGTCGGCACGGTGGGTGCGGTGACGCTGCTGACCGGTGCCGTGAACACGATCGCGATGCTCTTCGCGCTGGAGTCGCTCGGGCTCGCCCCGGCGACGGTGCCCGTCCTGTTCGTCTGCGCCGCGGCCGGGACGTTGCTGGCCTCGCGGGTGACCCCGTGGCTGTCGGCGCGTTTCGGCGGGGCGAACGTGATGATCGCGGCGCTGTTCGTGCTGGCCGGTGGGATGGCCACCCTGGAACTGGTGCGGATTCCCGTTGCCGCGTGGTCCTCCTACTTCGTCATGGGGTTCGGGGCCGGGACGTGGAACGTGCTTTCCTCGGCGAACCGGCAGCGGCTGACACCCGAGTCCATGATGGGACGGGTCACCAGCGCCTACCGCGTGTTCGCCTGGGGACTGATGCCGCTGGGGGCCGGGGTGGCCGGCCCGCTGGCCGAGGTCACCTCGCCGGCCACGGTGATCTCGGTTTCCGCGGCGCTGGTCGCGGTGGTCGCCGTGCTCTGCGCCCCGCTGCTGCGGCGGCTGGCCACCGCCGCGCGCGAGTGA
- a CDS encoding flavodoxin family protein: MARLLIVHHTPSPGMQAMFEKVVEGASTDEIEGVEVVRRAALSATAADVLEADGYLLGTPANLGYMSGALKHFFDQIYYPCLDSTDGRPFGTYVHGNEGTEGALRAIRSITTGLGWQQVAEPVDLTGQPDATGLDACWELGATVAANLME; the protein is encoded by the coding sequence ATGGCCCGACTGCTGATCGTGCACCACACCCCCTCGCCGGGGATGCAGGCGATGTTCGAGAAGGTCGTGGAAGGGGCGAGCACCGACGAGATCGAGGGCGTCGAGGTGGTGCGCAGGGCCGCGCTGTCCGCCACGGCCGCCGACGTGCTGGAGGCCGACGGGTACCTGCTCGGCACGCCCGCCAACCTCGGGTACATGTCCGGCGCCCTCAAGCACTTCTTCGACCAGATCTACTACCCCTGCCTGGACTCCACCGACGGCAGGCCGTTCGGGACCTACGTCCACGGCAACGAGGGGACCGAGGGCGCGCTGCGCGCGATCCGTTCGATCACCACCGGCCTGGGGTGGCAGCAGGTCGCCGAACCGGTGGACCTCACCGGGCAACCGGACGCCACGGGACTGGACGCGTGCTGGGAGCTCGGCGCGACCGTGGCGGCGAACCTCATGGAGTGA
- a CDS encoding FkbM family methyltransferase — MFLKAVSYGLRRSAGLRLVEPEIRGLKRVVDPGDVCFDIGAAYGMYSFPLAELVGKRGAVYSFEPQRKPHWIFSKLAGVFPNRNMSITRGAMSESPGRRTVAVPVRFGFPIHGHAHVVDSEPPGSGSAAAGRVRTVGVDTFSVDETRERMGIRRVDFMKIDVEGYEPSVLAGAEETLNRFTPSLLMEIEKRHLDRYGVDPEKFVRRLLERGYGMYFWRGGSWRETAFMVDGVRNYLFVHGRR; from the coding sequence ATGTTTTTGAAGGCCGTGTCCTACGGACTCCGCCGGTCCGCTGGGCTGCGTCTGGTGGAGCCGGAGATCCGGGGGTTGAAGCGGGTGGTCGATCCGGGTGACGTCTGCTTCGACATCGGTGCCGCCTACGGGATGTACAGTTTTCCGCTGGCCGAGCTGGTGGGGAAGCGGGGGGCTGTCTACTCCTTCGAGCCCCAGCGGAAACCGCACTGGATCTTTTCCAAGCTGGCCGGTGTGTTTCCGAACCGGAACATGAGCATAACTCGGGGCGCGATGAGTGAGAGCCCGGGCCGGAGGACCGTGGCCGTTCCCGTGCGGTTCGGTTTCCCGATTCACGGTCATGCCCACGTGGTCGATTCCGAACCCCCCGGTTCGGGGAGCGCCGCGGCGGGGCGTGTTCGCACGGTCGGTGTGGACACGTTCTCCGTGGACGAGACGCGCGAGAGAATGGGAATACGGCGGGTGGACTTCATGAAGATCGACGTGGAGGGGTACGAGCCGTCGGTGCTCGCTGGTGCGGAGGAAACGTTGAACCGGTTCACGCCGTCACTTCTCATGGAAATAGAGAAGAGGCACCTCGACAGATACGGGGTGGACCCCGAGAAATTCGTCCGCCGCCTCCTGGAACGGGGATACGGGATGTACTTCTGGCGCGGCGGGAGCTGGCGGGAGACCGCGTTCATGGTCGACGGGGTGCGGAACTACCTCTTCGTGCACGGGAGGAGATGA
- a CDS encoding pentapeptide repeat-containing protein: MGDSALPPEVPRVLSNRAITIGAIAVVGITLLSTAVLVVVLRDAPPKVVLEAVRTSASIGVGTGGAAALWLAARRQRSTEVSILRRDHDATETRVTELYGRAAEQLSADKAPVRLAGIFALERLGQTYPTHRQTIVDLICAYLRMPPEATEDRERSEHGGPQEFEVRQAAQQVLVTHLRLAEEPDDDSRFWPDIALNLSGAVLHTFTFSRCRVRSATFADASFHGPAVFRGTLFEQHADFRGVRFRGLGDFRRVGFEGEGVTFRGASFEGEVDFGTNTTAVLTGAMTRVDNDARRKWPEEWTERPSAEHAGWAELVARRG; this comes from the coding sequence GTGGGCGACTCCGCACTACCCCCGGAAGTTCCCCGGGTGCTCAGCAACAGGGCGATCACGATCGGTGCGATCGCCGTGGTCGGGATCACGCTGCTGTCGACGGCGGTGCTGGTCGTCGTACTCCGGGACGCGCCGCCCAAGGTGGTGCTCGAAGCCGTGCGCACCTCGGCCAGCATCGGCGTGGGCACGGGAGGCGCCGCCGCCCTCTGGTTGGCCGCGCGCCGCCAGCGCAGCACCGAGGTCAGCATCCTGCGGCGGGACCACGACGCCACCGAGACCCGGGTCACCGAACTCTACGGCAGGGCGGCCGAGCAGCTCAGCGCCGACAAGGCGCCCGTGCGGCTGGCCGGGATATTCGCGCTCGAACGGCTGGGACAGACGTACCCGACGCACCGGCAGACGATCGTCGACCTCATCTGCGCCTACCTGCGGATGCCGCCGGAGGCCACGGAGGATCGGGAGCGCTCCGAACACGGCGGTCCCCAGGAGTTCGAGGTGCGGCAGGCGGCACAGCAGGTGCTGGTGACCCACCTGCGCCTGGCGGAGGAACCGGACGACGACTCGCGGTTCTGGCCGGACATCGCGCTGAACCTCTCCGGTGCCGTGCTGCACACCTTCACGTTCTCCCGCTGTCGCGTGCGTTCGGCCACCTTCGCCGACGCCAGTTTCCACGGTCCCGCCGTGTTCCGGGGAACGCTGTTCGAACAGCACGCCGACTTCCGGGGGGTGCGCTTCAGGGGGCTCGGGGACTTCCGCCGCGTCGGTTTCGAGGGCGAGGGGGTGACCTTCCGCGGGGCCTCCTTCGAGGGCGAAGTGGACTTCGGCACGAACACCACGGCCGTGCTGACCGGGGCGATGACCCGGGTCGACAACGACGCGCGACGGAAGTGGCCCGAGGAGTGGACCGAACGCCCCTCAGCCGAGCACGCGGGCTGGGCCGAACTCGTGGCTCGGCGGGGCTGA